One Fusarium falciforme chromosome 1, complete sequence genomic window carries:
- a CDS encoding G-patch domain-containing protein, with protein sequence MGLLAENKIRRKINKDPNNTKWTRDTNTFGQKILRAQGWQPGQFLGAENAPHSELHTAANASYIRVVLKDDMKGLGFSRAKEDEVTGLDVFQDLLSRLNGKTEDQVVEDQQARLAVKTHHFVEQRYGPMRFVYGGLLVGDEMKEKDDEEAKTPKDEDEDVVMESTPAPKESKKEKKSKKRKASEDDEDSSSRESDSKSKKRRKEERKLKENDSSADTDDAKAKKKDKKSKKDKSRKKSAEVSEEESEERSKKRKSKSKDKSRSPEDSEEDKVKDKKSKKEKKEKKDKKRKKEAAASESSSTVATQESTPVPSIPGTGVTTPSGTSTPRGSRNFVRSRFIAQKRQAVLDTKALNQIFMVKA encoded by the exons ATGGGACTCCTTGCAGAGAACAAGAT CCGACGAAAGATCAACAAGGAtcccaacaacaccaaatGGACTCGAGACACCAACACCTTTGGGCAGAAGATCCTTCGTGCCCAGGGCTGGCAACCGGGCCAGTTCCTCGGAGCTGAGAATGCGCCGCACTCGGAACTGCACACGGCTGCCAACGCCTCGTACATCCGCGTCGTTCTCAAGGATGACATGAAGGGACTGGGCTTCAGCAGGGCCAAGGAAGACGAGGTTACAGGACTCGATGTCTTCCAGGACCTGCTCAGTAGACTCAACGGAAAGACCGAGGACCAAGTTGTGGAGGATCAGCAGGCGCGCCTCGCCGTCAAGACCCATCACTTTGTCGAGCAACGATACGGACCGATGCGATTCGTGTATGGAGGTCTCCTAGTGGGcgatgagatgaaggagaaggatgatgaggaagccaagacacccaaggacgaagacgaggacgtGGTTATGGAATCCACCCCAGCACCGAAGGAATCtaaaaaggagaagaagtcgaAGAAGCGAAAGGCCagcgaagacgacgaagactCTTCCAGCCGAGAATCCGActccaagagcaagaagagacGCAAGGAGGAACGCAAGCTGAAGGAGAACGACAGCAGCGCCGACACGGAcgacgccaaggccaagaagaaggataagAAGTCTAAGAAGGACAAGTCGCGCAAGAAGTCTGCAGAGGTCTCGGAAGAGGAGTCAGAAGAGCGCTCCAAGAAGCGGAaatccaagtccaaggacaAGAGCCGGTCTCCCGAGGACTCggaggaggacaaggtgaaggacaagaagtccaagaaggagaagaaggaaaagaaggacaagaagcgcaagaaggaggccgcgGCCTCAGAGTCGAGCAGCACCGTTGCTACGCAAGAGTCAACGCCTGTGCCGTCTATCCCAGGAACCGGGGTGACAACACCATCCGGAACATCAACTCCTCGGGGAAGCAGGAACTTTGTGCGGTCACGATTTATTGCGCAGAAGAGGCAGGCTGTGTTGGATACCAAGGCGTTGAACCAG ATTTTCATGGTCAAGGCTTAA